CTCCAGCCAAGATAACATTTTTATAAATCCATTTATCTACTAAATCAGACCATATAGATTTTTTACTTTTTTCAATAACAAATTCAGCATTTTTCACTTGTTTTTTTACTGGAGGTATCTCAAGAAATTCGTAAAAATATTTCTCGATTTTTTTCTGTGGTAATAAACCCCCAACCCCGATATTCGCTGTATTTTTTGATTTTGGAAAAATGTATGCATAACCCCCGGGAGTAAAATCACCGATAAAGATTTGCTCGAATCTAGGTTTTGTAATATTAAGAGATTTCATCTCCCAACTATATATCTCGCCAATATCCCCTTTTCCTGGGTTAAATAAACCCAATTGCTGTAGCACTGTAGATTCAGATCCGTCTGCACCAATCACTATTCTCATTTTTATCTCAAATTCTTTTCCAGCTTTTTGAACAATTGCCTTTTTGATATCTCCATTATTGTCAAAATCAAATCCTATTAATTTAGTATTTTCCCATAATTTGGCGCCTTTATCCTTAGCTCTTTTAGCAAGCCAATTTTCAAATTTTTCTCTATCAATTGTATACCCCTCCCAAAATCCACCAACGTGTTCAATTGTGACTCCATCGATCCAAAAGTACATTCCGTCTATTTTCCATTTTAATTGATCTTTCGGTATTTTGAGAGGAAGAAGCGGGAAAAGATATTTTCCTATTCCCTCTGCACATTGAACAGGGTAACCTATTCTTTCTTTTTTATCAATAAATATGGTCTTTTTTCCTTTTGATATAGCAGATCGTGCAGCACTAGATCCAGCGGGTCCCGCACCAATAACAAGAACATCACATTCTATCATATCACACACCCGATACCTTTGAATAATATTTTTATTAATCTTAAATCTTTCAGAAGAAGAGGTGTTACCCTGCTGGTTAATTTGGGCAGATTATCAAATAATTTTTCAATATTCCCCTCCTCGTTTAAATTGTTGAATAATTTTACAATACAGTCAATGTCTTCATTTTCTAACTTATTAAGGAATTGTCTCATTTTAAATTGCCTTTTAAATTCAGTAACTATCTCCTGATTAACGGACAATTTATATTCCTCATGTATATCTTTTCCTGATGCGATAGCCTCTGCCGCGAATACGCCTGATTTTATCGCATTTGTAACCCCGTAACTTAGAAATGGATCCATGAGATTCGCTGCGTCACCAATAAACAACATATTATCTTGACTTAATGAGCATGGTTTTGCAACATAGAGATCTCCGTGTATATGTTTTTTAATTTTAGATTTTGAAATCGCTTTTCCTATAACATTTTTTTTCTTAAAATCTTCTAATCCAAAATTATTTTCTGCAGTAGTTCCATATGCAAAATATCCTGTATTTTCCTCTGAATGTTGAACCATATAGAGATAGCTTCCAGGAAAAAGTGTATTGTCAAAAAAAATGTGAGGTACATCAGGGTCAATATCTATTTTATCAAAAATAAATCCTTTTGTATGCATTGTCTGTATTATGTTCTCTTTTTTATCATTGCTGAAAAAGGGTGGATGGCTTCCAGTAGCAATTACGATAGTTCTTGGTTCATATGTCATTTTTTCTTGTGTACTCTGATTAACTACCGTTACACAGTTATTATTTATACTAATAACCTTGGTGTCAATAACGATATTAACATTAGATTTTTTTAAAACAGAGTTCTCATAAGAATTACTGTCTCCTCGTTTGAACCAGATGTCGTGAATATTTGATCGTAATTCAAACATGTTTTGATTTGGGGAAAACCATCTTGAAATATTCGTTTCCTTTAAAATTGGAAGGTTGTATTTCGTAAGTAATTTTTTCAGACCTTTATCTTCTGCAAAGTCAATTTTTTGAGAATGAGATTGCCCTATTTTTTTTGATTTTTCAATAAGGTGAACATCATGAACTCCTAATTTATCTAAAACTGTAGCACATGTTGACCCTGCTATTCCTCCTCCAACAACCAACACATCACATTGTATCGTAGACATAGAATCACTCCTGTAAGTACAAAGTCAATAAAATAGTTTTTCCTGCTAAAAACATTAGCACGTCACACTCAGTCGTCCTCCTGATTTTTTCTTGTTGTTTTCTACAATCCACTATGAGAAACATGGAGGGTTTCAGGAATTCTTAAACGGTGTATGGGAGGTAATGCCTGAAGGAACACCGTTGATAGGAGGAACGTTCTCCGGTTTTGCTAATAATAAAGGATGCTTTACCAGAGGGGCTACTGCACTTGCAGTTTCTTCAGATCAAATTAAAGTAAAGATTGGTTATGGAAAAAATATTAAAAGATCACCAAAAAAAGCTTGCAAAAATTTAATAAAAATGTTGAAAAATAACGCCCCTCCTTTATATAAAAATAGATATATCTTTGAATTTATTTCCAGTGGAACGGTCCCAAAATTTACACGACTTGGAAGAACAAGAGTATTGAAAGTCCCTCGTTTATTGAATAAAGCTATTAACCCAACATTTTCTATTTTAACGAGAGTTTTTCAATATGGTGTCGGTCGAGAGGAAGAAGTATTAGAATTTTTAGCCAAATCATTTCCAGATCACCTTATTTTTGGAGGGTCAACATCAGATGACAATAAATGGGAACGAAGTTATCAGTTTTTTAATAATCAAGTTTTTCAACATTCGATAGTTGCATTATCAATAGAAACAAATCTGAATAATCTTTTTGCATCTCAGACAGGATTTACACCGACAGGAATAAAGATGAAACCAACGAAAATAGGTAATTTTAATTGTTCTATTGTTCAATTAGATGGTAAACCTGCATTTAAAGAATTTAGTTCACGAATAGGATGGCCTGAGACACTATTTGATGAAAGATTACATAGAAAAACGTTATATTATCCATTGGGAGCAAATGATGAAAATGGTCAGTATCTTCGGCTTGTAGCTCTTGTCATAGGTTCGAATTTGGTTTTTTCTAATCGAGTTAAACCAATAGATTTAGAAATTTATACTGCATCTGGAAAAGGGTTGATGGATGCGATTGACACTGCGATTTCTACGTTTAATGGAAAAAAAGAAGATATCATTTTTTCATTTGTTGTTTCGTGCACAGCACGTTTGGAAGCGCTCGGTCGACATATTTACTCGGAGCAAAAAAAACTGGAAAAATGTTTTAGAGAAAAACCGTTTATTATAGTTTATGCATCTGGAGAAGATTCTATAGGTTTATCTGGAAAATGGGTACGTCGTAACGAGAGTTTCAATATTATGAGTTTCTACAAGGGGGAGTGATTTTCTGCAAATAGATATAACTTCATTGGTCATCGGTTAAGCCCACCATTCCTCCCTAAATCTCTGTCGATTCACATGCGGATCAAATGCCTGACAATCGTATAAAGTATAGAAATCCATCAGATCCATCTTGATATTCAGATAATGAAGCAATGCAGTGAGATGTTTACCCGCAGTTTCAGAGAATATCGTACTCCAGCGCAGATGGGTAAAACGAACCACTTCCCTACCTTTGGATTCTGCTATCTGCCGAACAAGGTTGTAAATCAACCTACTGACAAGAAGGGTAAGTATCGCCACCAAAATCAATGCCTCAACAATCTTTGCATTGGTCGTTTTAATCATATCCAGAGCATATCTGCTCTTCAGTTCTTTGAAGATAAGTTCTACTTCCCATCGCGCTCCGTACAGAGAGACGATATCATCTGCCGTTAATAGATCACTGGGGATGTTTGCCAGATACAAATGATAGGT
The Candidatus Thermoplasmatota archaeon DNA segment above includes these coding regions:
- a CDS encoding NAD(P)/FAD-dependent oxidoreductase; amino-acid sequence: MSTIQCDVLVVGGGIAGSTCATVLDKLGVHDVHLIEKSKKIGQSHSQKIDFAEDKGLKKLLTKYNLPILKETNISRWFSPNQNMFELRSNIHDIWFKRGDSNSYENSVLKKSNVNIVIDTKVISINNNCVTVVNQSTQEKMTYEPRTIVIATGSHPPFFSNDKKENIIQTMHTKGFIFDKIDIDPDVPHIFFDNTLFPGSYLYMVQHSEENTGYFAYGTTAENNFGLEDFKKKNVIGKAISKSKIKKHIHGDLYVAKPCSLSQDNMLFIGDAANLMDPFLSYGVTNAIKSGVFAAEAIASGKDIHEEYKLSVNQEIVTEFKRQFKMRQFLNKLENEDIDCIVKLFNNLNEEGNIEKLFDNLPKLTSRVTPLLLKDLRLIKILFKGIGCVI
- a CDS encoding NAD(P)/FAD-dependent oxidoreductase, with translation MIECDVLVIGAGPAGSSAARSAISKGKKTIFIDKKERIGYPVQCAEGIGKYLFPLLPLKIPKDQLKWKIDGMYFWIDGVTIEHVGGFWEGYTIDREKFENWLAKRAKDKGAKLWENTKLIGFDFDNNGDIKKAIVQKAGKEFEIKMRIVIGADGSESTVLQQLGLFNPGKGDIGEIYSWEMKSLNITKPRFEQIFIGDFTPGGYAYIFPKSKNTANIGVGGLLPQKKIEKYFYEFLEIPPVKKQVKNAEFVIEKSKKSIWSDLVDKWIYKNVILAGDAANQNLKPFVEGILPAIICGDIAGKISIKYSNFDSKISKIYTNQIENIFKDSYFNSKIYTELIKKLFLSNAPAQNLLFGGLLIGAFEPNDIEKLCDFEYNRVLSLLKSKIQS
- a CDS encoding FIST N-terminal domain-containing protein yields the protein MFSTIHYEKHGGFQEFLNGVWEVMPEGTPLIGGTFSGFANNKGCFTRGATALAVSSDQIKVKIGYGKNIKRSPKKACKNLIKMLKNNAPPLYKNRYIFEFISSGTVPKFTRLGRTRVLKVPRLLNKAINPTFSILTRVFQYGVGREEEVLEFLAKSFPDHLIFGGSTSDDNKWERSYQFFNNQVFQHSIVALSIETNLNNLFASQTGFTPTGIKMKPTKIGNFNCSIVQLDGKPAFKEFSSRIGWPETLFDERLHRKTLYYPLGANDENGQYLRLVALVIGSNLVFSNRVKPIDLEIYTASGKGLMDAIDTAISTFNGKKEDIIFSFVVSCTARLEALGRHIYSEQKKLEKCFREKPFIIVYASGEDSIGLSGKWVRRNESFNIMSFYKGE
- a CDS encoding transposase, with translation TYHLYLANIPSDLLTADDIVSLYGARWEVELIFKELKSRYALDMIKTTNAKIVEALILVAILTLLVSRLIYNLVRQIAESKGREVVRFTHLRWSTIFSETAGKHLTALLHYLNIKMDLMDFYTLYDCQAFDPHVNRQRFREEWWA